CCATTCCAATGCTTTCAAAATTTGGAGCACAAGCAGGAAATACCTGtcattatcaaattttaataagcTTTTCTTACATACATGTGGATGCTTATCTTAGATCTAAGTACATTTATTTACTTAGATAAGTGaaataaccaaaaaaaatctaaaatataatttttaaaaagaaagaacacatttttttaatatttttttgtatttttttaagagtttaatttttataggtTAAAACCTTTTATACAGTCATGCAATAACAACTATTcttttagataattattcacGTTATCAATGTACAAAAATAGTTGTTTTGTTAATATGACGTTATGTGATTGAATGTACGTGTAATGGTTAGACTGAAAGcgcattaaaattaattttttttaataatataaaggataaatttttttatcttttttattttgttaagaaATCACTATTAATGGACATAATTGAAGGACAAAATGGGAATGCATGGTTGATTAATCCTTGTTGTTCAGTGTGTAATTAAGCTAAAATGAAAGATGAAGAGGGGTAAAGTTGTAATAtgtgcattttcttttcttgttttacctCTTTGGCAAAGAGATCATCAACGTTGAGTTCAAGTCTTGGGTTTACAGCAGCTAATTTCATAGACAAGAACTGCAAGCAAGAAGTGatcataacaataataataagccACGTGTACATCTAAATACTTCAATTTCCcgttaacaaattaaattaattaattaattacctcaacTTGTCGTTGAAGAGACTGAACATAGTTTATGATTTCATCAAGCATTCCAGCTTTTCCTGTAATCTTGTTGCATCCCGGAACCAAATCTTGCAAATACTTCATTCTCTCGCTAATCTTTTCCCTTCTAACCTGCATacattagttagttagttagttactgAAATTCGTTAAATATAAAACAGTTTACTCAAATATGTCAAATTATTTAGCGACTCACTCTTTCAGCAAGGCTGTGACTATCAGTGGCTTGGCCGCGGCGAGCTCGGACATGAATGTAGTCAGGTTTGTTATTGTGAGGCTCCGAAGTAGATCCTTTAATGGAATTCTCAGCAGAAGCTACTTCGTCCTTGTTGGTAATTTGCTCACTCATTTTGGATGACTCTTCTTCCGCACTCACTTTGACTCTTTTGTCCTTCTTGTTATGACTTTGTTGAGCAACAACCAcctaaaagaaaagaattgaggAAAGAGataaaacaagataagatagataAACAAAAATGTGAAAATTTGCGTGtagttattttaatatgaaattaataattaaaaattattagataataatttagtcaaatttattaaattatttaataattgttaGTTATTAACTTCGCGTACTCAAGAGTTTgagttttttttgaaataacgAACCTTGTGGCTTTCAGATTTTCTCTTCTTGGGAGAGACGAACGAGGAAATggcggaagaagaagaaggagcagGAGGCATGTGAATTAGGGAGGAATAATCATCAGAGAAGACGTCAAATAACGAGGATCCATTTTCTTGAAGATCTTGTTGAATGCATTTCTTGCTTCTTGCTTGCTGCCTCTCCAACACTGTCATGTTTACACAATGcaacatcttcttcttcttctttaaacaGAGTAGAGTATGTAGTTGTTGTTAACTGTTTTAATTTCTTAGAAAGTTGAAGAAAGAGATCGAGGATGACCATGGcaatgtgtgtgtatatataatcagaaagaaaataatattaatattaatatcaatttaattaaaatgaaaataattagaattggGGGAGAGGAGAGTGTGCCGGCGGAGGAATATtaagagagagagtgtgtgagTGTGTGAGGTCCCACTGATATGACCGCCACGTGGGACTGTTTCAACACTCTTAAACGGTTAAACCCAAACGCTGTCGTTTCCGCATTACTCTTTACTTCTTAATACTTATCCATCCTTTACATTACCAacactattaaatatttttattttaacaaagaTATTCTTATGGACTTGtatgtaataaaaaatttgaggaaaaaattatttaatgaacCTATCTACTTGCGCCACATGAAAActgacaaaatttttaaataaagaaaaattgggCGGCTTGAATATTCTGTTGAAAAACAGCTTACTATTTGTGtgtatatatctattttttctttcttactgTAATGATATTGCATTGGGGGGAGAATTAACTCTTATAGTTTGGTTGTGAATAATGAGTAGAAAAGgagaagatttaaaaaaaaatagagatatgAGAAGTCCTTTTCGAATAGAGAAATTTCCTCTTCTGTACACAGTATCATCAGCATTCATTTTTCTTCAGCTTCACTATTTTAAGATCCTTTCAACTTCTTCGATTTCTGTACACATAT
The genomic region above belongs to Arachis duranensis cultivar V14167 chromosome 3, aradu.V14167.gnm2.J7QH, whole genome shotgun sequence and contains:
- the LOC107476663 gene encoding transcription factor bHLH63 — its product is MLHCVNMTVLERQQARSKKCIQQDLQENGSSLFDVFSDDYSSLIHMPPAPSSSSAISSFVSPKKRKSESHKVVVAQQSHNKKDKRVKVSAEEESSKMSEQITNKDEVASAENSIKGSTSEPHNNKPDYIHVRARRGQATDSHSLAERVRREKISERMKYLQDLVPGCNKITGKAGMLDEIINYVQSLQRQVEFLSMKLAAVNPRLELNVDDLFAKEVFPACAPNFESIGMGSSEMTNNPAAYLDFNSVQQLVSCSNGLINNIGMNMTPSPDMGLRKTIAAPLSVSLPETFLDSSSCFNQVLPPSIWEGEFQIQNLYNVAFDQPRTSSFPPSHPFTGLVEASNLKMEMDM